GGGCGTTCCGTCAGGCGCAACAATGTGCTGGTTCCCGGCGAGCTGCCCGTTGGCCTTCCCGAGCACGACCAGCGGGCACCGGCGATGGTTGTGCAGGTTCGAGTCGCCCATAGGCGAACCGTAGATGATCATCGTCTTGTCCAGCATGTTCGATTCCCCTTCCTCGATGCTCTTGAGCTTGTCCAGGAAGTAGGGGAGCATCGCCACGTGGTACTTGTTGATCGCGTGGAAGTCCTTCACCCCGCGCTCCGTCCCGCCGTGGTGCGACGCCGGGTGGAAGGGCTTGTCGGTCCCGCTCTCCGGATACGTCCGCGAGGAGCCGTCGCGCCCCATCTTGAACGAGAAGACGCGCGTGATGTCGGCGGCAAAGGCCAGCGCCTGGATGTCGAACATCAGTTGCACATGCTCGGCGAACGAATCGACCCCCGCCGGCGCCTCGGGGAGTTCGCGCACTTCGCCCGACGTGTTGCGCGCCTCGATGCGCTGGATGCGCCGCTCCACCTCACGAATGTCCTCGAGGTAGCGGTCCAGTCGGTGGTTGTCGTCGGGGCCAAGCATCCGCTGCAGCGAAGACATCTCGCTCGCGACAAAGTCCAGGATCGAGCGGCGCGAGCGGCGGCGCGTGGCACGCTCCTCGCTCGTCCCACCCACGCCAAAGAGCTTCTCGAACGCCACCCGCGGGTCGCGAATGACGGGGGGCGACCAGAGGTTGAGCTTGGCCCCAGCTCGTTGCAGCGGGCGGCTGCGCACCATCCGATCGCCACCAGTCGCGTGCGGTCGGCCGCCGCCTTCAGCCCCTCGGCCCGTCGGGACCATCGCGTCGAGGAACGGGAGCGCCACCGTGGCGCCCATGCTGTGCAAGAACGTCCGGCGCGGAAGGGGCTTGGCCGTAAGGGATCGAAACACGTCAGCGTCCCCGCTCGTGAGAGAGGTCAGTCGTTGGTCTTGACGGCGGCGTTGGCCACCGACACGCGCTTGGCACGGAACGCTTCGCTCGCGACCACGCCGCGACACGAAGTCCGCAAAGCGATAGCCTTGGCCGCCGCCGTTGGTGATGTGACGAATCGCCGGCATGTCGTGGTATTCCATCCGACGCCCGGTTGCGTAGGCCATCAGGTTGAGCGTGAAGGCGCACCAGCGGCGGCAGGGCGCCATGAGCGCACGTTGCAGCTGACTGGGGGTCGACACCGGCGTCCCGTCGTAGAAGTCACCCCGAGTATCAAGGGGCATCCCGTTTTCACGAATGCGCCAGCGCCCCGTGACGTCGAAGTTGTCCAGCGCCAGCCCGATCGGGTCCATGAACAGGTGGCACGAACGGCAGGCGGCGTTCGCGCGGTGCATCTCCATCCGCTCGCGCGTCGTGAGCATGCGCCCTTCCTTCGCGTCCTTGGTCTCTTCGAGGTCGGGGACCCCGGGGGGGGGCGGCGGCGGCGGCGAGCCTAACAAGACCTCCATCACCCACTTGCCGCGCAGCACCGGCGAGGTGCGGTTGGCCACCGACGTGAGCGTCAGCACGCTCGCGTGCCCCAGGATCCCGGCGCGCTTGTCGTCGGTGTACTGCACGCGGCGAAACTCGGGGCCGGTCACGCCGGCGATGCCGTAGTGCCTGGCCAGCGACTCGTTGAGGTACGTGTAGTTGGCCGTGTAGAGATCGAGGACGCTCTTGTTCTCGCGCACGATCTGCGCAAAGAACGTCTCCGTCTCGCGCCGCATGTCGTCCGCCAACTGTTGGTGGTAGTCGGGGAACTGCAGCGCGTCGGGATGCACCTTCTCCAGGTCCTGCAGCCGCAACCACTGCGCGGCAAAGCGCGTGGCCAGCGCTTCGGAGCGCGGGTCGGCCAGCATGCGACGCGCCTGCGCCTGCACCCCCGCAGTCGTCGACAGCGCCCCGCGCCTGGCGGCGGCGATCAGCGACGCATCAGGGGGCGTCCCCCACAGGAAGAACGAGAGGCGCGACGCCACGTCGAGATCGGAGAGGACGAAGCGATCGCCCGACTTGGCCGTCGCCGGCTTCTCTTCCACGCGGAAGATGAAGTGCGGCGACGAGAGCAGCGCCTCGAGCGCGAAGCGCACCCCGCCCTCGAAGCCAGACTCCTTCGCCCCTTCATCGTAGAACGGCACCCCTGCACGTCGCTCGCCGCCAGCGGCCGGCGATAGGCCACCGAGCCTAACGAGGTGAGGATCTTCTGCGCACAGGGGCGCGCCTCGGCGGCCGAGAGCGGGCGACAGCTGAAGATCCGCTTCCGACTCGGTGTGTCCGAGACCCCCGTGGGGTGATATGGCCCCAGCACCACCAGCTCGCGCAGATGCGGGAGGATCGTGATCCCGCCGTCAGCCCCGATCTGTGTATCAGCGATCGAGTGCCCGATGGGGGCGATGAGGTCGTTGACCGGCCCCTCGAACGTCTTCACGAAGGCCGCCGAGATGCGATGCGGACCGGCGCGGACGCGAATGGGGGGCGACTTGAGCTCCATCCCGTTAGGGTCGGC
This sequence is a window from Gemmatimonadota bacterium. Protein-coding genes within it:
- a CDS encoding DUF1592 domain-containing protein, whose amino-acid sequence is MPFYDEGAKESGFEGGVRFALEALLSSPHFIFRVEEKPATAKSGDRFVLSDLDVASRLSFFLWGTPPDASLIAAARRGALSTTAGVQAQARRMLADPRSEALATRFAAQWLRLQDLEKVHPDALQFPDYHQQLADDMRRETETFFAQIVRENKSVLDLYTANYTYLNESLARHYGIAGVTGPEFRRVQYTDDKRAGILGHASVLTLTSVANRTSPVLRGKWVMEVLLGSPPPPPPPGVPDLEETKDAKEGRMLTTRERMEMHRANAACRSCHLFMDPIGLALDNFDVTGRWRIRENGMPLDTRGDFYDGTPVSTPSQLQRALMAPCRRWCAFTLNLMAYATGRRMEYHDMPAIRHITNGGGQGYRFADFVSRRGRERSVPCQARVGGQRRRQDQRLTSLTSGDADVFRSLTAKPLPRRTFLHSMGATVALPFLDAMVPTGRGAEGGGRPHATGGDRMVRSRPLQRAGAKLNLWSPPVIRDPRVAFEKLFGVGGTSEERATRRRSRRSILDFVASEMSSLQRMLGPDDNHRLDRYLEDIREVERRIQRIEARNTSGEVRELPEAPAGVDSFAEHVQLMFDIQALAFAADITRVFSFKMGRDGSSRTYPESGTDKPFHPASHHGGTERGVKDFHAINKYHVAMLPYFLDKLKSIEEGESNMLDKTMIIYGSPMGDSNLHNHRRCPLVVLGKANGQLAGNQHIVAPDGTPMANAMLTMMHSLGMDDLKGLAIPRGAQSEDACVGAGVAGVAPLAWWRHSALWDWRPGGSLR